The following proteins are encoded in a genomic region of Mycobacterium kiyosense:
- a CDS encoding hypothetical protein (frameshifted, insertion at around 1062565) — translation MTDTQEMGTPIIEDAAKIFADPTAYADEPRLHAAMTHLRAHAPVSLVDRPPFRPFWAITKHADVMEIERNNELFISAPRPLLAPAEADDLAQSLLDSGMGLRTLVHMDDPQHRAVRAIGADWFRPKAMRALKVRVDELAKIHVDKMLEAGTECDFATEVGQRYPLYVILSLLGLPESDFPPDAQPHPGALRR, via the coding sequence ATGACCGACACTCAAGAGATGGGCACACCGATCATCGAAGACGCCGCCAAGATCTTCGCCGACCCCACCGCCTACGCCGACGAGCCGCGGCTGCACGCGGCCATGACCCACCTGCGGGCACACGCGCCGGTGTCGCTGGTCGATCGTCCCCCGTTCCGGCCGTTCTGGGCGATCACCAAGCACGCCGACGTCATGGAGATCGAACGCAACAACGAGCTGTTCATCAGTGCACCCCGCCCGCTGCTGGCACCGGCCGAGGCCGACGACCTGGCGCAGTCGCTGCTCGACAGCGGGATGGGACTGCGCACCCTCGTGCACATGGACGACCCGCAGCACCGGGCGGTCCGGGCCATCGGGGCGGACTGGTTTCGCCCCAAGGCGATGCGGGCGCTGAAGGTACGGGTCGACGAGCTGGCCAAGATCCACGTCGACAAGATGCTGGAAGCCGGTACCGAATGCGACTTCGCCACCGAGGTCGGCCAGCGCTACCCGCTCTATGTCATCTTGTCGCTGCTGGGTCTGCCCGAGTCGGACTTCCCCCCGGATGCTCAGCCTCACCCAGGAGCTCTTCGGCGGTGA
- the rplB gene encoding 50S ribosomal protein L2 gives MAIRKYKPTTPGRRGASVSDFAEITRSTPEKSLVRPLHSKGGRNAHGRITTRHQGGGHKRAYRVIDFRRNDKDGVNAKVAHIEYDPNRTARIALLHFLDGEKRYIIAPNGLSQGDIVESGANADIKPGNNLPLRNIPAGTLVHAVELRPGGGAKLARSAGSSIQLLGKEATYASLRMPSGEIRRVDVRCRATVGEVGNAEQANINWGKAGRMRWKGKRPSVRGVVMNPVDHPHGGGEGKTSGGRHPVSPWGKPEGRTRNPNKASNKLIVRRRRTGKKHGR, from the coding sequence ATGGCAATTCGCAAGTACAAGCCGACGACTCCCGGTCGCCGTGGCGCGAGCGTGTCGGACTTCGCCGAGATCACTCGCTCGACCCCGGAGAAGTCTCTGGTACGCCCGCTGCACAGCAAGGGCGGGCGTAACGCGCACGGCCGCATCACCACCCGGCACCAGGGCGGTGGCCACAAGCGTGCCTACCGGGTGATCGACTTCCGTCGCAACGATAAGGACGGCGTCAACGCCAAGGTCGCGCACATCGAGTACGACCCGAACCGCACGGCAAGGATTGCACTCCTGCATTTTCTTGATGGCGAGAAGCGCTACATCATTGCGCCGAACGGCCTTTCGCAGGGCGACATCGTGGAGTCGGGTGCCAACGCCGACATCAAGCCCGGCAACAACCTGCCGCTGCGCAACATCCCGGCCGGCACCCTGGTGCACGCCGTGGAGTTGCGCCCCGGCGGCGGAGCGAAGCTGGCGCGTTCGGCCGGCTCCAGCATCCAGTTGCTCGGCAAGGAAGCCACTTACGCCTCGCTGCGCATGCCCAGCGGTGAGATCCGCCGCGTCGACGTGCGCTGCCGCGCCACCGTCGGCGAGGTCGGCAACGCCGAGCAGGCAAACATCAACTGGGGCAAGGCCGGTCGTATGCGGTGGAAGGGCAAGCGCCCGTCCGTCCGCGGTGTGGTGATGAACCCGGTCGACCACCCGCACGGTGGTGGTGAGGGTAAGACCTCCGGCGGTCGTCACCCGGTGAGCCCGTGGGGCAAGCCGGAGGGCCGCACCCGCAACCCGAACAAAGCCAGCAACAAGCTCATTGTCCGACGCCGGCGCACCGGCAAGAAGCACGGCCGGTAG
- the rplD gene encoding 50S ribosomal protein L4, which produces MALKIDVKTPAGKVEGSIELPAELFDAPANIALMHQVVTAQRAAARQGTHATKTRGDVSGGGRKPYRQKGTGRARQGSTRAPQFTGGGTVHGPQPRDYSQRTPKKMIAAALRGALSDRARNGRIHAVTELVEGQTPSTKSAAAFLATLTDRKQVLVVVGRSDEAGVKSVRNLPGVHILPPDQLNTYDVLRADDVVFSVEALNAYIGSHTGTATAEEVSA; this is translated from the coding sequence ATGGCGCTCAAGATCGACGTCAAGACGCCGGCAGGAAAGGTCGAAGGCTCCATCGAGCTGCCGGCCGAGCTGTTCGACGCTCCGGCGAACATCGCGTTGATGCACCAGGTGGTCACCGCGCAGCGCGCGGCCGCCCGGCAGGGTACGCACGCGACGAAGACCCGCGGCGACGTCAGCGGCGGTGGCCGTAAGCCTTACCGGCAGAAGGGAACCGGCCGCGCCCGCCAGGGTTCGACACGGGCCCCGCAGTTCACCGGTGGTGGCACCGTGCACGGTCCGCAGCCGCGCGACTACAGCCAGCGCACGCCCAAGAAGATGATCGCCGCCGCATTGCGGGGCGCGTTGTCGGACCGGGCGCGCAACGGACGCATCCATGCGGTCACCGAGCTGGTGGAAGGTCAGACGCCCTCGACGAAGAGTGCCGCGGCGTTTCTGGCCACGCTGACCGATCGCAAGCAGGTCCTGGTGGTCGTCGGCCGCAGCGACGAGGCCGGCGTGAAGAGTGTGCGCAACCTGCCCGGTGTGCACATCCTGCCGCCGGACCAGCTCAACACGTACGACGTGTTGCGGGCCGACGACGTGGTGTTCAGCGTGGAGGCGCTCAACGCCTACATCGGCTCACACACCGGAACCGCGACCGCCGAGGAGGTTTCGGCCTGA
- the rplW gene encoding 50S ribosomal protein L23 — protein sequence MTTIADPRDIILAPVISEKSYGLLDDNVYTFVVHPDSNKTQIKIAVEKIFAVKVASVNTANRQGKRKRTRTGYGKRKSTKRAIVTLAPGSKPIDLFGAPA from the coding sequence ATGACGACCATCGCTGACCCCCGCGACATCATCCTGGCGCCGGTCATCTCGGAGAAGTCCTACGGACTGCTCGACGACAACGTGTACACCTTCGTGGTGCACCCCGATTCGAACAAGACGCAGATCAAGATCGCTGTCGAGAAGATCTTCGCCGTCAAGGTCGCATCGGTGAACACCGCGAATCGGCAGGGCAAGCGCAAGCGCACCCGCACCGGTTACGGCAAGCGCAAGAGCACCAAGCGCGCGATCGTGACGCTGGCGCCGGGCAGCAAGCCGATCGACCTGTTCGGAGCACCGGCCTAA
- the rpsJ gene encoding 30S ribosomal protein S10 codes for MAGQKIRIRLKAYDHEAIDASARKIVETVVRTGASVVGPVPLPTEKNVYCVIRSPHKYKDSREHFEMRTHKRLIDILDPTPKTVDALMRIDLPASVDVNIQ; via the coding sequence GTGGCGGGACAGAAGATCCGCATCAGGCTTAAGGCCTACGACCATGAGGCTATTGACGCGTCGGCGCGCAAGATCGTCGAGACCGTCGTACGCACTGGGGCCAGCGTCGTAGGACCGGTGCCGCTGCCGACAGAAAAGAACGTGTACTGCGTCATCCGCTCACCGCATAAGTACAAGGACTCGCGGGAGCACTTCGAGATGCGCACGCACAAGCGGCTGATCGACATCCTCGACCCGACGCCGAAGACCGTTGACGCGTTGATGCGCATCGATCTGCCGGCCAGTGTCGACGTCAACATCCAGTAG
- the rpsS gene encoding 30S ribosomal protein S19 produces MPRSLKKGPFVDDHLLKKVDVQNEKNTKQVIKTWSRRSTIIPDFIGHTFAVHDGRKHVPVFVTESMVGHKLGEFAPTRTFKGHIKDDRKSKRR; encoded by the coding sequence ATGCCACGCAGCCTGAAGAAGGGCCCGTTCGTCGACGACCATCTGCTCAAGAAGGTCGACGTGCAGAACGAGAAGAACACCAAGCAGGTCATCAAGACCTGGTCGCGTCGTTCGACCATCATTCCGGACTTCATCGGCCACACCTTCGCGGTGCACGACGGCCGCAAGCATGTTCCGGTGTTCGTCACCGAGTCGATGGTGGGTCACAAGCTCGGCGAGTTCGCCCCGACGCGCACCTTCAAGGGACACATCAAGGACGACCGGAAGAGCAAGCGGCGATGA
- the rplC gene encoding 50S ribosomal protein L3 — protein MARKGILGTKLGMTQVFDENNRVVPVTVVKAGPNVVTRIRTPEQDGYSAVQLAYGEISPRKVNKPVTGQYAAAGVNPRRHLAELRLDDAAAAAEYEVGQELTAEIFADGAYVDVTGTSKGKGFAGTMKRHGFRGQGASHGAQAVHRRPGSIGGCATPARVFKGTRMAGRMGNDRVTVQNLVVHKVDAENGVLLIKGAVPGRTGGLVVVRSAIKRGEK, from the coding sequence ATGGCGAGAAAAGGCATTCTGGGTACCAAGCTGGGCATGACGCAGGTATTCGACGAGAACAACCGAGTCGTGCCTGTCACGGTGGTCAAGGCTGGACCGAACGTGGTGACCCGCATCCGCACCCCGGAGCAGGACGGGTACAGCGCGGTGCAGCTGGCGTACGGCGAGATCAGCCCGCGCAAGGTGAACAAGCCGGTGACCGGTCAGTACGCGGCCGCGGGCGTCAACCCGCGCCGGCACCTGGCCGAGTTGCGGCTGGACGATGCGGCGGCAGCGGCCGAGTACGAGGTCGGCCAGGAGCTGACGGCGGAGATCTTCGCCGACGGCGCCTACGTCGACGTGACCGGCACCTCCAAGGGCAAGGGCTTCGCCGGAACCATGAAGCGGCACGGTTTCCGCGGCCAGGGCGCCAGCCACGGTGCCCAGGCGGTGCACCGCCGGCCGGGCTCGATCGGCGGATGTGCTACTCCGGCAAGGGTGTTCAAGGGCACCCGGATGGCCGGGCGGATGGGCAACGACCGGGTCACCGTGCAGAACCTGGTGGTGCACAAGGTCGATGCCGAGAACGGCGTGCTGCTGATCAAGGGTGCGGTCCCCGGCCGCACCGGCGGACTCGTCGTGGTCCGCAGCGCGATCAAGCGAGGTGAGAAGTGA
- the rpsC gene encoding 30S ribosomal protein S3: MGQKINPHGFRLGITTDWKSRWYADKQYAEYVKEDVAIRRLLSTGLERAGIADVEIERTRDRVRVDIHTARPGIVIGRRGTEADRIRADLEKLTGKQVQLNILEVKNPESQAQLVAQGVAEQLSNRVAFRRAMRKAIQSAMRQPNVKGIRVQCSGRLGGAEMSRSEFYREGRVPLHTLRADIDYGLYEAKTTFGRIGVKVWIYKGDIVGGKRELAAAAPAGADRPRRERPSGTRPRRSGASGTTATGTDAGRAAGGEESAATPAADSAAAAPAEAQSTES; encoded by the coding sequence GTGGGCCAGAAGATCAATCCGCACGGCTTCCGGCTGGGCATCACCACCGACTGGAAGTCGCGCTGGTACGCCGACAAGCAGTACGCCGAGTACGTCAAGGAGGACGTCGCGATCCGGCGTCTGCTGTCCACCGGACTGGAGCGCGCCGGCATCGCCGACGTGGAGATCGAGCGGACTCGCGACCGGGTTCGGGTGGACATCCACACCGCACGCCCGGGCATCGTCATCGGCCGTCGCGGCACCGAGGCCGACCGCATCCGCGCCGACCTGGAGAAGCTGACCGGCAAGCAGGTTCAGCTCAATATCCTCGAGGTGAAAAACCCTGAGTCGCAAGCACAATTGGTGGCCCAGGGCGTCGCGGAGCAGCTCAGCAACCGGGTGGCGTTCCGCCGGGCGATGCGCAAGGCCATCCAGTCGGCCATGCGTCAGCCGAACGTGAAGGGCATCCGGGTGCAGTGCTCGGGCCGCCTCGGCGGCGCGGAGATGAGCCGCTCGGAGTTCTACCGCGAAGGCCGGGTTCCGCTGCACACGCTGCGTGCCGACATCGACTACGGCCTCTACGAAGCCAAGACCACCTTCGGCCGGATCGGCGTGAAGGTGTGGATTTACAAGGGCGACATCGTCGGCGGTAAGCGTGAGCTGGCCGCCGCCGCGCCGGCCGGCGCCGACCGTCCGCGTCGCGAACGTCCCTCGGGCACCCGCCCGCGTCGCAGCGGTGCCTCGGGCACCACGGCGACGGGCACCGACGCCGGCCGCGCCGCCGGTGGTGAAGAGAGCGCAGCGACGCCCGCGGCAGACAGTGCAGCCGCGGCGCCCGCCGAAGCGCAGAGCACGGAGAGCTGA
- the rplV gene encoding 50S ribosomal protein L22 has translation MTTTTEYPSATAKARFVRVSPRKARRVIDLVRGRSVTDALDILRWAPQAASEPVAKVIASAAANAQNNNGLDPATLVVATVYADEGPTAKRIRPRAQGRAFRIRRRTSHITVIVESRPSKDQRSSKSARTRRAEGSKAATKAGPASGAKKAATKAPAAKKAAPEAKTSEAAQAKGGSD, from the coding sequence ATGACTACCACTACCGAATATCCGTCGGCGACCGCCAAGGCGCGGTTTGTCCGGGTGTCGCCTCGCAAGGCGCGCCGGGTGATCGACCTGGTGCGTGGCCGCTCGGTGACCGACGCGCTCGACATTCTGCGCTGGGCGCCGCAGGCGGCCAGCGAGCCGGTGGCCAAGGTGATCGCCAGTGCCGCGGCCAACGCCCAGAACAACAACGGACTCGACCCCGCCACTCTGGTGGTCGCGACGGTGTACGCCGACGAGGGCCCGACGGCCAAGCGCATCCGGCCGCGTGCCCAGGGGCGTGCCTTCCGGATCCGCCGCCGCACCAGCCACATCACCGTGATCGTGGAGAGCCGGCCGAGCAAGGACCAGCGTTCTTCGAAGTCCGCACGGACCCGGCGCGCCGAGGGCAGCAAGGCCGCCACCAAGGCCGGGCCGGCTTCCGGCGCCAAGAAGGCCGCTACCAAGGCGCCCGCGGCCAAGAAGGCCGCACCCGAGGCCAAGACGTCTGAGGCTGCGCAAGCGAAGGGAGGCTCAGACTAG
- a CDS encoding hypothetical protein (frameshifted, insertion at around 1062562): MLSLTQELFGGDDTEFRRGTTPEEQLQVLFEFFAYFNELTASRRANPTEDLASAIANARIDGEPLSDMDTASYYVIVATAGHDTTSATISGGLRAPIENPDQLRRLTDHPELMPLATEEMVRWVTPVKEFMRTATADTTVRGVPIAKGESVYLSYVSANRDEEVFDDPFRFDVARDPNRHLAFGHGIHFCLGAALARMEISSFFSELLPRLKSIEFNGEPQLSATTFVGGLKHMPIRYSLR, encoded by the coding sequence ATGCTCAGCCTCACCCAGGAGCTCTTCGGCGGTGACGACACCGAGTTCCGGCGCGGCACCACCCCCGAAGAGCAGCTGCAGGTGCTGTTCGAGTTCTTCGCCTACTTCAACGAGCTCACCGCCTCGCGACGGGCCAACCCGACCGAGGACCTGGCGTCGGCCATCGCCAATGCCCGCATCGACGGCGAGCCGTTGTCGGACATGGACACCGCGTCCTACTACGTGATCGTGGCCACCGCCGGTCACGACACCACCAGCGCGACCATCTCCGGTGGACTGCGAGCGCCGATCGAAAACCCGGATCAGTTACGGCGCTTGACCGACCACCCCGAACTGATGCCGCTGGCCACCGAGGAAATGGTCCGCTGGGTGACGCCGGTCAAGGAGTTCATGCGCACCGCCACGGCTGACACCACCGTGCGCGGAGTCCCCATCGCCAAAGGCGAATCGGTGTATCTGTCCTACGTCTCGGCCAACCGCGACGAGGAGGTGTTCGACGATCCGTTCCGCTTCGACGTCGCACGAGACCCGAACCGGCACTTGGCATTCGGCCACGGGATCCACTTCTGCCTGGGCGCGGCCCTGGCCCGGATGGAGATCAGCAGCTTCTTCTCCGAGCTGCTGCCGCGACTGAAGTCCATCGAATTCAACGGCGAACCCCAGCTGTCCGCCACCACTTTCGTGGGCGGGCTCAAGCACATGCCGATTCGCTACTCGCTGCGGTAG